From the genome of Nasonia vitripennis strain AsymCx chromosome 1, Nvit_psr_1.1, whole genome shotgun sequence, one region includes:
- the LOC100678057 gene encoding CREB-binding protein isoform X1 — protein MRQRLLVIFLLVSCCCCCCCCYSQDVNGQPEKQETVMGLQTCIDGFVVHRDKIIRTQDSRDMGAKYLTEFDVESRIECMKWCCETEHCDVFIFEEKKPGSCYLFHCGPPHDFKCKFTSHANYSSAVLTVNYNLQNAAALEEQMRHNQQEHELKSLRKMEPSPKEYRDYFTGASVLTSTTLAPPPPSTSTTTAPAKIPVCSRNQFECRSSDDCIAIYNVCDGIPQCADGSDEATELGCPVDRTTLPPPPPPPPPAIVPSPKPYIPLLPEMIRYQQMMQQQQQHGQYPMDYLGGREQDASKGWPMVNPNLHQLSPNQELSYGRGYNSQQMPGESNAGPSGMAPQVPQQHHQQAQVPPPQPPSPKQQQQQSPPQLPVNYKPPGYNQWNNYPAPIYEQNANKLSDNAALNVMHAQNALPSAYEQEQPPRIFNHKGPGMRMEDMEAANMGMYGQDPNRGYAPYYPAVMHHVPQNPNSWQEAAGSPPQQQQVQVVIATPSPPHEQQHQEQPKKHASTSTSAPPCDSEEKQDDDTAKDQSNHNKKSENDEAHKRVHSATTKAKDSLDGHSAEHHESKPAAENNKADNHKAQEAELRTMADTHLQEHKSMAITDHIRRHGTKLEDLEMYRPKGAVISLALGLTVTAVMAVLIACRLRVVKRRGRGRGHDSYAHDADYLVNGMYL, from the exons ATGCGGCAGCGACTCCTGGTGATCTTCCTCCTCGTcagctgttgttgttgttgttgttgttgttactCGCAAGATGTCAACGGTCAGCCGGAGAAGCAGGAGACGGTCATGGGCCTGCAGACCTGCATCGACGGCTTCGTCGTCCACCGAGACAAGATCATCCGGACGCAGGACTCGAGAGACATGGGCGCCAAGTATCTCACGGAGTTCGACGTCGAGTCGAGGATCGAGTGCATGAAGTGGTGCTGCGAGACCGAGCACTGCGACGTTTTTATCTTCGAGGAAAAG AAACCAGGAAGCTGCTACCTGTTCCACTGCGGGCCGCCTCATGACTTTAAGTGCAAGTTTACGAGTCACGCGAACTACAGCAGCGCTGTACTAACTGTCAATTACAACTTGCAAAATGCCGCCGCCCTCGAGGAGCAGATGCGCCATAATCAACAGGAACACGAGCTTAAGTCACTCAG aaaaatggaGCCCTCTCCGAAGGAGTACAGGGATTACTTCACGGGTGCGTCAGTCTTGACGTCGACCACTCTAGCACCTCCACCGCCGTCCACTTCCACGACAACTGCGCCTGCCAAAA TTCCAGTATGCAGCCGCAATCAATTCGAATGTCGTTCGAGCGACGACTGCATAGCTATCTACAACGTCTGCGATGGTATTCCCCAGTGCGCCGATGGCTCGGACGAGGCAACCGAGCTCGGCTGTCCTGTAGACCGGACGACGCTTCCACCACCTCcgcccccaccaccccccgcGATCGTACCTTCGCCTAAACCATATATTCCGCTACTGCCGGAAATGATCAGGTATCAGCAGATgatgcagcaacagcaacaacatgGACAG tATCCAATGGATTATCTGGGTGGACGTGAGCAAGATGCTTCGAAAGGCTGGCCAATGGTCAACCCGAACCTGCATCAGCTTTCCCCGAACCAGGAGCTAAGTTACGGACGCGGCTACAATTCTCAGCAGATGCCGGGCGAATCTAACGCTGGACCATCCGGTATGGCACCTCAAGTCCCTCAGCAACATCATCAACAAGCGCAAGTTCCTCCTCCACAACCACCATCAccaaaacaacaacaacaacaatcaCCACCACAACTGCCAGTTAATTATAAGCCTCCGGGTTACAATCAGTGGAACAATTACCCAGCACCGATTTACGAGCAGAATGCTAATAAGCTCAGTGATAACGCGGCCCTTAATGTGATGCATGCCCAGAATGCTCTCCCGTCTGCTTACGAAC AGGAGCAACCGCCTAGAATTTTCAACCATAAGGGGCCAGGTATGCGTATGGAAGATATGGAAGCGGCAAA CATGGGAATGTATGGACAAGATCCAAACAGAGGGTATGCACCTTACTACCCGGCAGTGATGCACCACGTGCCGCAAAATCCGAACTCTTGGCAAGAAGCAGCTGGTTCTCCCCCTCAACAGCAGCAAGTGCAAGTGGTTATTGCTACTCCATCACCACCTCACGAGCAGCAACATCAAGAACAGCCCAAAAAGCACGCGAGTACTTCAACTTCTGCTCCACCTTGTGAC TCGGAAGAGAAGCAAGACGACGATACAGCCAAGGACCAAAGCAATCACAATAAAAAGTCCGAAAACGATGAGGCTCACAAAAGGGTTCACTCGGCGACGACGAAAGCCAAAGATAGCCTCGACGGACATTCAGCAGAACATCATGAAAGTAAGCCTGCTGCTGAAAATAACAAAGCAGACAATCATAAAG CTCAGGAAGCAGAGTTGCGAACTATGGCTGACACCCACCTGCAAGAACACAAGAGCATGGCTATAACAGATCACATTCGCCGACATGGCACAAAGCTCGAGGATCTGGAGATGTACCGACCCAAGGGTGCAGTCATCTCCCTAGCTCTTGGTCTCACCGTCACCGCGGTCATGGCCGTCTTAATCGCTTGCAGACTTCGAGTGGTGAAACGTCGGGGTCGCGGCCGAGGACACGATTCGTATGCGCACGATGCAGATTACCTCGTCAACGGAATGTATCTGTAA
- the LOC100678057 gene encoding uncharacterized protein LOC100678057 isoform X2: MRQRLLVIFLLVSCCCCCCCCYSQDVNGQPEKQETVMGLQTCIDGFVVHRDKIIRTQDSRDMGAKYLTEFDVESRIECMKWCCETEHCDVFIFEEKKPGSCYLFHCGPPHDFKCKFTSHANYSSAVLTVNYNLQNAAALEEQMRHNQQEHELKSLRKMEPSPKEYRDYFTGASVLTSTTLAPPPPSTSTTTAPAKIPVCSRNQFECRSSDDCIAIYNVCDGIPQCADGSDEATELGCPVDRTTLPPPPPPPPPAIVPSPKPYIPLLPEMIRYQQMMQQQQQHGQYPMDYLGGREQDASKGWPMVNPNLHQLSPNQELSYGRGYNSQQMPGESNAGPSEEQPPRIFNHKGPGMRMEDMEAANMGMYGQDPNRGYAPYYPAVMHHVPQNPNSWQEAAGSPPQQQQVQVVIATPSPPHEQQHQEQPKKHASTSTSAPPCDSEEKQDDDTAKDQSNHNKKSENDEAHKRVHSATTKAKDSLDGHSAEHHESKPAAENNKADNHKAQEAELRTMADTHLQEHKSMAITDHIRRHGTKLEDLEMYRPKGAVISLALGLTVTAVMAVLIACRLRVVKRRGRGRGHDSYAHDADYLVNGMYL, from the exons ATGCGGCAGCGACTCCTGGTGATCTTCCTCCTCGTcagctgttgttgttgttgttgttgttgttactCGCAAGATGTCAACGGTCAGCCGGAGAAGCAGGAGACGGTCATGGGCCTGCAGACCTGCATCGACGGCTTCGTCGTCCACCGAGACAAGATCATCCGGACGCAGGACTCGAGAGACATGGGCGCCAAGTATCTCACGGAGTTCGACGTCGAGTCGAGGATCGAGTGCATGAAGTGGTGCTGCGAGACCGAGCACTGCGACGTTTTTATCTTCGAGGAAAAG AAACCAGGAAGCTGCTACCTGTTCCACTGCGGGCCGCCTCATGACTTTAAGTGCAAGTTTACGAGTCACGCGAACTACAGCAGCGCTGTACTAACTGTCAATTACAACTTGCAAAATGCCGCCGCCCTCGAGGAGCAGATGCGCCATAATCAACAGGAACACGAGCTTAAGTCACTCAG aaaaatggaGCCCTCTCCGAAGGAGTACAGGGATTACTTCACGGGTGCGTCAGTCTTGACGTCGACCACTCTAGCACCTCCACCGCCGTCCACTTCCACGACAACTGCGCCTGCCAAAA TTCCAGTATGCAGCCGCAATCAATTCGAATGTCGTTCGAGCGACGACTGCATAGCTATCTACAACGTCTGCGATGGTATTCCCCAGTGCGCCGATGGCTCGGACGAGGCAACCGAGCTCGGCTGTCCTGTAGACCGGACGACGCTTCCACCACCTCcgcccccaccaccccccgcGATCGTACCTTCGCCTAAACCATATATTCCGCTACTGCCGGAAATGATCAGGTATCAGCAGATgatgcagcaacagcaacaacatgGACAG tATCCAATGGATTATCTGGGTGGACGTGAGCAAGATGCTTCGAAAGGCTGGCCAATGGTCAACCCGAACCTGCATCAGCTTTCCCCGAACCAGGAGCTAAGTTACGGACGCGGCTACAATTCTCAGCAGATGCCGGGCGAATCTAACGCTGGACCATCCG AGGAGCAACCGCCTAGAATTTTCAACCATAAGGGGCCAGGTATGCGTATGGAAGATATGGAAGCGGCAAA CATGGGAATGTATGGACAAGATCCAAACAGAGGGTATGCACCTTACTACCCGGCAGTGATGCACCACGTGCCGCAAAATCCGAACTCTTGGCAAGAAGCAGCTGGTTCTCCCCCTCAACAGCAGCAAGTGCAAGTGGTTATTGCTACTCCATCACCACCTCACGAGCAGCAACATCAAGAACAGCCCAAAAAGCACGCGAGTACTTCAACTTCTGCTCCACCTTGTGAC TCGGAAGAGAAGCAAGACGACGATACAGCCAAGGACCAAAGCAATCACAATAAAAAGTCCGAAAACGATGAGGCTCACAAAAGGGTTCACTCGGCGACGACGAAAGCCAAAGATAGCCTCGACGGACATTCAGCAGAACATCATGAAAGTAAGCCTGCTGCTGAAAATAACAAAGCAGACAATCATAAAG CTCAGGAAGCAGAGTTGCGAACTATGGCTGACACCCACCTGCAAGAACACAAGAGCATGGCTATAACAGATCACATTCGCCGACATGGCACAAAGCTCGAGGATCTGGAGATGTACCGACCCAAGGGTGCAGTCATCTCCCTAGCTCTTGGTCTCACCGTCACCGCGGTCATGGCCGTCTTAATCGCTTGCAGACTTCGAGTGGTGAAACGTCGGGGTCGCGGCCGAGGACACGATTCGTATGCGCACGATGCAGATTACCTCGTCAACGGAATGTATCTGTAA
- the LOC100114069 gene encoding protein O-mannosyl-transferase TMTC2, with the protein MDVLAVACALVAAALYYNTIYAGFVYDDRRAILTNADLKPSTPWYRLLENDFWGTPLRERGSHGSYRPLCVATYRLNYLLGGLEPLGYHLVNVLLHALCTALVVRIAKKVLPGQRLAQAIAGLLFAVHPIHSEAVAGIVGRADLLACLFAQGAFLFYVDHQDADWPVLKLALTLGFSLLATLAKETGISSLALCLLWDFCHSEALLRKLRTRWANSSTIVAGSLAIITLGRLRLAGGRTPEFASADNPVARHPSRLARGLTFLYLPAASLGMLLCPCSLSFDWGMSAVPLVTGLLDPRNLQSLLLYASLGLACLWALRRLRASAAPPAEHHQPDPLLQQQLLLHQQKPVYDSCPVCAGRRTGACHTDGCRAANNNNGPVAECHCPKRRFHQSQQQQQQQLRLSAAAAAMSTRRASSLLTILGFLVFPFLPASNLFFYVGFVIAERILYLPSVGACLGVAAAISQAHRLARRKGCPNLARGILLLTGLLLSCMAARTLWRNADWHNEENLYRSALRINPPKAYGNLGSVLSAQGRVDEAEEAFIEALRYRPNMADVHYNLGILQQGRRNYEEAILSYQRAIHFRPSLAQAYVNLGATLVSVGRGTEAVAVLRAGASLDGSALKDKKAHEAARVQALLQLGSLYAEQGRLHKALSSYREALRMLPDHYPPQSVYNLLGETLSRLQQYNEAEKWFQASLASQPDHVPAHITYGKLLARNSSRVSEAERWFLRARRLAPQDPSVHHHYGLFLSMQGRLSEAAEAHLEAASLSRSDYELAVAAASSLRRASRCEEAEIWYRHALGLKPFEARSHANLGAILHLNGKYQQAAAAYREALRLQPGDATTITNLHKLAALLA; encoded by the exons ATGGATGTCCTAGCTGTAGCCTGCGCTCTCGTAGCCGCGGCGCTCTACTACAACACCATCTACGCGGGATTCGTCTACGACGATAG ACGGGCGATACTGACGAACGCCGACCTGAAGCCGAGCACGCCGTGGTATCGGCTGCTGGAGAATGACTTCTGGGGCACACCGCTGCGGGAGCGAGGCTCTCACGGCAGCTATCGACCGCTCTGCGTGGCCACTTACCGGCTGAACTACCTGCTCGGCGGACTCGAGCCGCTGGGATACCACCTGGTCAACGTACTGCTGCACGCGCTCTGCACGGCCCTCGTCGTTCGCATCGCCAAGAAG GTGCTGCCGGGCCAGCGGCTGGCGCAGGCGATAGCCGGCCTGCTCTTCGCGGTCCACCCGATCCACAGCGAGGCGGTGGCCGGGATAGTGGGCCGCGCGGACCTGCTCGCCTGCCTCTTCGCCCAGGGGGCCTTCCTCTTCTACGTGGACCACCAGGATGCCGACTGGCCCGTCCTCAAGCTCGCGCTCACCCTGGGCTTCTCGCTGCTGGCGACCCTGGCCAAGGAGACCGGCATCTCCTCCCTGGCGCTCTGCCTGCTCTGGGACTTCTGCCACAGCGAGGCCCTGCTGCGCAAGCTGCGCACCCGCTGGGCCAACTCGTCGACCATCGTCGCCGGGAGCCTGGCCATCATCACGCTCGGCCGGCTGCGGCTGGCCGGCGGCCGGACCCCGGAGTTCGCGAGCGCCGACAATCCCGTGGCGCGGCACCCCTCCCGCCTGGCCCGGGGCCTGACCTTCCTCTACCTGCCCGCGGCCAGTCTGGGCATGCTGCTCTGCCCGTGCTCGCTGAGCTTCGACTGGGGCATGAGCGCCGTGCCCCTGGTCACCGGGCTCCTCGACCCGAGGAACCTGCAGTCGCTGCTGCTCTACGCGAGCCTGGGCCTCGCCTGCCTCTGGGCCCTGCGCCGGCTCCGGGCCTCGGCCGCCCCGCCCGCCGAGCACCATCAGCCGGACCCTCTgctccagcagcagctgctgctgcaccagCAGAAGCCCGTCTACGACAGCTGCCCGGTCTGCGCGGGCCGGCGCACCGGGGCCTGCCACACCGACGGCTGCCGGGCggccaacaacaacaacgggCCCGTCGCCGAGTGCCACTGCCCGAAGCGCCGCTTCCACcagagccagcagcagcagcagcagcagctccggCTGAGCGCCGCCGCGGCCGCGATGTCAACGCGCAGGGCCTCCTCGCTCCTCACCATCCTCGGCTTCCTCGTCTTCCCCTTCCTCCCGGCGAGCAACCTCTTCTTCTACGTGGGCTTCGTCATCGCCGAGAGGATACTCTACCTGCCGAGCGTCGGAGCCTGCCTGGGTGTGGCCGCCGCGATCTCCCAGGCGCACCGGCTCGCCAGGCGCAAGGGCTGCCCCAACCTCGCCAGGGGCATACTCCTGCTGACCGGGCTGCTGCTCAGCTGCATGGCCGCGAGGACGCTCTGGAGGAACGCCGACTGGCACAACGAGGAGAACCTCTACAGGTCGGCCCTGAGGATCAATCCGCCGAAAG CCTACGGCAATTTGGGCAGCGTGCTGAGCGCCCAGGGACGCGTCGACGAGGCTGAGGAAGCCTTCATCGAGGCGCTGAGATATCGACCGAACATGGCTGACGTCCACTACAACCT GGGCATCCTTCAGCAGGGCAGACGGAATTACGAGGAGGCTATCTTGAGCTACCAGAGAGCGATCCACTTCCGACCGTCCCTGGCTC AGGCCTACGTGAACCTGGGAGCTACGCTGGTGTCGGTAGGCCGAGGCACCGAGGCGGTGGCGGTTCTCCGAGCTGGCGCGTCCCTCGACGGCTCAGCATTGAAGGACAAGAAGGCCCACGAGGCAGCTCGGGTACAGGCCTTACTGCAGCTCGGCTCGCTCTACGCCGAACAGGGACGGCTCCACAAGGCTCTGTCTTCCTACCGGGAAGCGCTCAGGATGCTGCCCGATCATTATCCACCCCAG AGCGTGTACAATCTGCTCGGGGAGACGCTGTCTCGCCTGCAGCAATACAACGAGGCGGAAAAATGGTTCCAGGCGAGTCTGGCAAGTCAGCCGGACCACGTACCCGCCCACATAACTTATGGAAAGCTTCTGGCTCGTAAC TCGAGTCGCGTGTCCGAGGCGGAGAGGTGGTTCCTGCGCGCTCGCAGGCTCGCGCCGCAGGACCCAAGCGTGCATCACCACTACG GTCTCTTCCTGAGCATGCAGGGCCGGCTATCGGAGGCAGCGGAGGCTCACCTCGAGGCGGCCTCCCTCTCGCGCTCGGACTACGAGCTTGCAGTGGCCGCGGCTTCGAGCTTGCGACGCGCGTCGCGCTGCGAGGAGGCCGAGATCTGGTACAGGCACGCGCTAGGCCTGAAACCGTTCGAGGCGCGAAGCCACGCCAACCTTGGGGCCATACTTCATCTCAACGGCAAGTACCAGCAAGCTGCCGCCGCTTACAGAGAAGCCCTCAGGCTTCAACCCGGCGACGCCACCACTATCACGAATCTTCACAAGCTCGCTGCGCTGCTGGCTTAA